The Mucilaginibacter mallensis genome has a segment encoding these proteins:
- a CDS encoding mandelate racemase/muconate lactonizing enzyme family protein, which yields MIITRIDIYRFSIPMVPFTIATGTMDHAQNVFIRVHTDAGFYGVGECSAFPMIVGETQDTCLIMAREFAKLWKGKDALHIEDRLQQLNDFTAGNTTIKSAFDMALYDLAAKHDGLPLYKFLGGERRIVETDITIGIASPEVMAQKAVEFKDLGARILKVKLGKGASEDIARVKHIRKAVGRDMKIRIDANQGWSFDAAVYALQAMGDCDIEFCEQPMRTWYDDRLHELMQLSPVKIMGDESIYNHHDARKQINSRSCDYINIKFAKSGGIFEATQIHDVAADKGIPCMMGGMLESRIALSAKLHFVYASPNIKFYDMDTCMLGHKVDPCIGGVMYDGYLLDITDAIGIGADANDEFLKGCELFVI from the coding sequence CTGATTATTACCCGGATTGATATTTACAGGTTTAGTATCCCGATGGTGCCGTTTACTATTGCTACGGGTACTATGGATCATGCACAGAATGTGTTTATACGTGTGCATACTGATGCCGGATTTTATGGGGTGGGTGAGTGTTCAGCGTTCCCGATGATTGTTGGTGAAACGCAGGATACCTGCTTAATTATGGCACGCGAGTTTGCCAAGCTATGGAAAGGGAAGGATGCCTTGCATATTGAGGACCGCCTGCAGCAACTGAATGATTTTACAGCGGGGAATACCACCATTAAAAGTGCTTTCGATATGGCATTATATGATCTGGCAGCTAAACATGACGGTTTGCCACTTTATAAGTTTTTGGGTGGCGAAAGGCGTATTGTGGAAACGGATATAACCATTGGTATAGCAAGTCCTGAAGTGATGGCGCAAAAGGCAGTTGAGTTTAAAGATTTGGGAGCGCGGATATTAAAGGTAAAGCTAGGCAAAGGTGCAAGTGAGGATATTGCACGGGTAAAGCACATTCGTAAAGCTGTTGGGCGGGATATGAAGATACGTATTGATGCTAACCAGGGCTGGAGCTTTGATGCCGCTGTATATGCCCTGCAAGCCATGGGCGACTGCGATATAGAGTTTTGTGAGCAACCCATGCGTACCTGGTATGATGACCGCCTGCATGAGCTAATGCAGTTGTCGCCGGTAAAAATTATGGGTGATGAAAGTATTTATAATCATCATGATGCCCGTAAGCAGATCAATAGCCGGTCGTGCGATTATATTAATATTAAGTTCGCCAAATCGGGTGGGATATTTGAAGCTACGCAGATTCATGATGTGGCGGCTGATAAAGGTATCCCCTGTATGATGGGTGGGATGCTGGAAAGCAGGATCGCCTTAAGCGCCAAGCTGCATTTTGTATATGCGAGCCCTAATATTAAGTTTTATGATATGGATACCTGTATGCTGGGCCACAAGGTTGACCCTTGCATTGGCGGTGTAATGTATGACGGGTATTTATTGGATATTACCGATGCCATTGGTATTGGGGCTGACGCGAATGATGAGTTTTTAAAAGGGTGCGAACTTTTTGTTATTTAG
- a CDS encoding ArnT family glycosyltransferase, with protein sequence MYQNRRSTYAGFILIFVAIKVVLNLLAMPHFGFHRDELLYLALGDHLAWGYKEVPPFVAIIARLSTILFGSSIFAARVFCTIFAGLIIWFTGLITVELGGKKFAIALACLAMIFSPAFVASDYLLQPVIFDQFWWVLAVYLVVKYINSSSVKYLYFLGIAIGVGLLNKYTMGFFTIALIIGLLITKQRRILFNKHILGAIAVALLLFLPNAIWQFQHHLPVVHHMATLRATQLDNIKPADFINQQLLVHGIAVFLWLTGFFFLIFSFKLRKYQFLAFAYLAIFIFLLEMSGKVYYIFGAYPMLFAAGGFGFERWIKNYALRTVIICLFTLPNLIFLPMLLPVLPLNQTMAFFRFTDKNVPVLQFTVIWEDQKKHATTQDYADMFGWDELAKKVADTYNSLTPDQQKHTIIWADNYGEAGAMHHYGKQYNLPDVYSLDSSFTLWTPPSIDPDYIIYIDDDNNVTRRLAPWVQSYKKIGEIDYPLAREKGTEIYLLTKPNKAQFQQIYQSERAKKLSE encoded by the coding sequence ATGTACCAAAATCGCAGATCTACCTACGCTGGTTTTATATTGATATTTGTTGCCATAAAAGTTGTGCTGAACCTGCTGGCTATGCCGCATTTTGGGTTTCATCGCGATGAGTTGTTGTACCTTGCCCTTGGCGACCATCTGGCCTGGGGATATAAAGAAGTACCACCTTTTGTCGCAATTATAGCACGATTATCCACCATACTGTTTGGTAGCTCCATATTTGCCGCACGGGTATTCTGTACCATCTTCGCCGGATTGATCATTTGGTTTACCGGCCTCATCACGGTTGAACTGGGCGGCAAAAAATTTGCTATAGCGCTGGCCTGTCTGGCAATGATCTTCTCCCCTGCATTTGTTGCATCAGATTATTTACTCCAACCTGTAATATTTGATCAGTTTTGGTGGGTGCTGGCTGTTTACCTGGTGGTAAAATATATTAACAGTTCATCGGTTAAGTACCTGTATTTTTTGGGGATAGCTATTGGTGTGGGCTTGCTTAACAAATATACTATGGGCTTTTTTACCATAGCCCTTATCATAGGCCTGCTGATCACCAAACAACGCCGCATATTATTTAATAAACATATTTTAGGAGCCATCGCTGTAGCTTTGCTCCTATTTTTACCTAACGCCATATGGCAGTTTCAGCATCACTTGCCGGTGGTGCACCATATGGCAACCCTGCGCGCCACCCAACTCGATAATATAAAACCAGCTGATTTCATTAATCAGCAATTACTGGTTCACGGCATAGCAGTATTTCTTTGGCTAACAGGGTTTTTCTTCCTGATATTCTCATTTAAGCTTCGTAAGTATCAGTTCCTGGCATTTGCCTATTTAGCTATATTCATTTTCCTGCTGGAGATGAGCGGCAAAGTCTATTATATCTTTGGTGCCTACCCCATGCTCTTTGCAGCCGGTGGTTTTGGTTTTGAACGATGGATAAAGAATTATGCCTTGCGCACGGTGATCATTTGTTTGTTTACACTACCTAACCTGATATTTCTCCCGATGCTATTACCTGTATTACCATTAAACCAAACAATGGCGTTTTTTAGGTTCACAGATAAAAATGTCCCTGTCCTGCAGTTTACGGTTATCTGGGAAGATCAAAAAAAGCATGCCACAACACAGGATTATGCGGATATGTTCGGCTGGGATGAACTGGCAAAAAAAGTTGCTGACACCTATAATTCCCTAACTCCCGATCAGCAAAAACATACTATTATATGGGCCGACAATTACGGCGAAGCAGGCGCCATGCATCATTATGGCAAGCAATACAATTTACCCGATGTATATAGCCTGGATAGCAGCTTTACCCTTTGGACACCACCAAGCATAGACCCGGATTATATTATTTATATAGATGACGATAATAATGTAACCCGAAGGCTTGCACCATGGGTACAGAGCTATAAAAAAATAGGCGAGATAGATTATCCTCTAGCCCGTGAAAAGGGAACTGAAATTTATTTATTGACCAAGCCCAATAAAGCACAATTTCAGCAAATATATCAAAGTGAACGTGCTAAAAAATTGTCGGAATAG
- a CDS encoding DUF4290 domain-containing protein, which yields MAQENTPAIFDYNSTRNKLILSEYGRNVQNMVKYIVALPTKEERNRYAQVVIDLMGFLNPHLRDVADFKHKLWDHLHIISDYQIDVDSPYPKPTPEAVHMKPKPLRYPHQRIKYKHYGKTIELMMEKAKAIEEPERRKHMIQSIANFMKMAYVQWNKDSVTDESILADLTAMSGGELKVDETINLNRVEYRAAPQINTNNNNRGRSNNQNNRGGGGGGGGRTNNNNPRNNNNNQNNRNRNNGGGGGSRKY from the coding sequence ATGGCTCAAGAAAACACGCCTGCGATTTTTGATTATAACTCAACCAGGAACAAACTTATCCTGTCGGAATACGGCCGCAACGTACAAAATATGGTTAAATATATTGTAGCGCTGCCAACCAAGGAAGAACGCAACCGCTACGCACAAGTAGTAATTGACCTGATGGGTTTTTTAAACCCCCACCTGCGCGATGTTGCCGACTTTAAGCATAAGCTCTGGGATCACCTGCACATCATATCCGACTACCAGATTGATGTGGATTCACCATATCCAAAACCTACGCCAGAGGCTGTACACATGAAGCCAAAGCCGTTAAGGTACCCGCATCAGCGTATAAAATACAAGCACTATGGCAAAACCATTGAGCTGATGATGGAAAAAGCTAAAGCCATTGAGGAGCCTGAGCGCAGAAAGCACATGATACAGTCTATAGCCAATTTCATGAAAATGGCTTATGTGCAATGGAACAAGGATTCTGTTACGGATGAAAGCATCCTGGCTGATTTAACAGCCATGTCGGGCGGTGAGTTAAAGGTTGACGAAACCATTAATCTTAACCGTGTTGAGTATCGTGCTGCACCGCAAATCAATACCAATAACAACAATCGCGGCCGCAGCAATAACCAAAACAATCGCGGTGGCGGAGGAGGAGGTGGTGGTCGTACCAATAACAACAATCCCCGCAATAATAATAACAACCAAAACAACCGTAACCGCAATAACGGCGGTGGCGGAGGCTCAAGAAAATATTAA
- a CDS encoding DMT family protein, which translates to MRGLKTILFLFISNTFMTFAWYGHLKFKDYSWGKNLGLFAIILISWGLAFFEYTFQVPANRAGYEGDGGPFNLVQLKTIQEAITLTVFMIFTTVFFKTEKLAWNHLVGFGLIVLAVFVIFKKW; encoded by the coding sequence ATGCGTGGACTAAAAACTATCCTATTCCTCTTCATTTCCAATACCTTCATGACTTTTGCCTGGTATGGGCACTTAAAATTCAAGGATTATTCATGGGGTAAAAACCTGGGATTATTTGCCATTATACTCATCAGCTGGGGGCTGGCTTTTTTTGAGTATACCTTCCAGGTACCCGCCAATCGTGCAGGTTATGAAGGTGATGGAGGCCCATTCAACCTCGTGCAGCTAAAAACTATTCAGGAAGCCATCACGCTAACCGTATTCATGATCTTCACCACCGTATTCTTCAAAACCGAAAAACTCGCATGGAACCATTTGGTAGGTTTTGGGTTGATAGTATTGGCGGTATTTGTGATATTTAAAAAGTGGTGA
- a CDS encoding alpha/beta hydrolase, whose amino-acid sequence MVKNITLLVLMVFVKTLLFAQVTVTFKTDKVPPFKTTAKAIFLAGDFNGWSPAATAWQLQPDQSGEYQLIKNLPKGNYSFKATRGTWGTVECNTSGKDIDNRSISIVHDTTIVLTIADWKDNYGPVEKKHTASANVHIINEKFDMPQLGRQRRVWIYLPADYASSNKKYPVIYMHDGQNLFDEFTSGYGEWGIDEIMDKISAAQQCIIVGIDHGGDYRITEYDPYDSKYGKGRGSDYVEFLVKTLKPYIDKNYRTKKDARHTTIAGGSMGGLISMYAVLKYPDVFGNGGIFSPAFWVAPDIFTYAQQQQLPAKTRFYFVCGDAESDTMTGDMQKMADIIQTKGISKQNTPTVIVKGAKHNEKQWNGDFPAFYSWLTSSY is encoded by the coding sequence ATGGTAAAAAATATAACGTTACTGGTGTTAATGGTATTTGTAAAGACATTGTTATTTGCACAGGTTACAGTTACGTTTAAAACTGATAAAGTCCCTCCGTTTAAAACAACAGCAAAAGCTATTTTTTTAGCCGGAGATTTTAATGGCTGGAGCCCGGCGGCTACGGCCTGGCAATTACAGCCGGATCAATCAGGCGAATACCAGCTCATAAAAAATCTACCTAAAGGTAACTATAGTTTTAAGGCAACCAGGGGCACCTGGGGAACGGTTGAATGCAATACCAGCGGTAAGGATATAGATAACCGTAGCATCAGTATTGTGCACGATACCACCATTGTATTAACTATTGCCGACTGGAAGGATAATTACGGCCCTGTTGAAAAAAAGCATACCGCCAGCGCTAACGTACATATCATTAACGAAAAATTTGATATGCCGCAGCTTGGCAGGCAACGCAGGGTGTGGATATACCTGCCGGCAGATTATGCATCATCAAACAAAAAGTACCCGGTTATTTATATGCACGACGGGCAAAATCTTTTTGATGAATTTACATCTGGCTATGGCGAATGGGGCATTGATGAAATTATGGATAAAATATCAGCCGCGCAGCAATGTATTATTGTGGGCATTGACCATGGTGGTGATTATCGAATTACTGAATATGATCCTTATGATTCCAAATACGGCAAAGGTAGGGGGAGTGATTATGTAGAGTTTTTGGTAAAGACGTTAAAGCCCTATATTGATAAAAATTATCGCACTAAAAAAGATGCCCGGCATACTACCATTGCAGGTGGCTCGATGGGGGGATTGATATCTATGTACGCTGTGTTGAAATACCCTGATGTATTTGGTAACGGGGGAATATTCTCGCCCGCATTTTGGGTAGCACCAGATATATTCACCTACGCGCAGCAGCAGCAATTGCCTGCTAAAACCCGTTTTTATTTTGTTTGCGGCGATGCCGAGAGTGATACTATGACCGGTGATATGCAGAAAATGGCTGATATTATACAAACGAAAGGTATAAGTAAGCAAAATACACCCACAGTAATAGTAAAAGGTGCCAAGCATAATGAGAAGCAATGGAACGGTGATTTTCCTGCTTTTTATAGCTGGCTGACCAGTAGTTATTGA
- the murA gene encoding UDP-N-acetylglucosamine 1-carboxyvinyltransferase — MNNAFEIIGGKPLKGEITPQGAKNEALQILSAVLLTSEKVTISNIPDITDVNKLIELLGDMGVTVERLGPDTYSFEAKNIDQDFFLSDAFKAQGGGLRGSIMIVGPLLARFGKASIPKPGGDKIGRRRLDTHFLGFEKLGARFDYNPENGFFNVDASNLKGTYMLLDEASVTGTANIVMAAVLAEGITTIYNAACEPYLQQLCKMLNRMGAKISGIGSNLLTIEGVKVLGGTEHRMLPDMIEIGSFIGLAAMTGSEITIKDVKYKELGMIPDVFRRLGIQLELRGDDIYIPAQEHYEIETFIDGSIMTIADAPWPGFTPDLLSIVLVVAIQAKGSVLIHQKMFESRLFFVDKLLDMGAQIILCDPHRATVIGLDHQVKLRGISMTSPDIRAGVSLLIAALSAQGKSTIYNIEQIQRGYQHIDDRLRALGADIKRI; from the coding sequence ATGAATAACGCCTTTGAAATAATTGGTGGCAAACCCTTAAAAGGCGAAATAACGCCGCAGGGTGCAAAAAACGAAGCTTTACAAATACTTTCAGCTGTATTATTAACCAGCGAAAAAGTAACCATCAGCAATATTCCTGATATTACGGATGTAAATAAACTCATTGAGCTGCTGGGCGATATGGGTGTTACGGTTGAACGCCTTGGCCCGGACACCTACAGTTTTGAAGCAAAAAACATAGATCAGGACTTTTTCCTGTCAGATGCTTTTAAAGCACAAGGCGGCGGATTACGTGGCTCTATCATGATAGTAGGTCCGCTGTTGGCCCGCTTTGGCAAAGCATCCATACCAAAACCGGGTGGCGATAAAATTGGCCGCCGCAGACTGGACACCCACTTCCTGGGTTTTGAAAAACTGGGTGCCCGTTTTGATTATAATCCCGAAAATGGCTTTTTTAATGTAGATGCCTCAAACCTTAAAGGCACTTACATGCTGTTGGATGAAGCCTCGGTAACCGGTACAGCCAACATTGTAATGGCTGCCGTTTTAGCCGAAGGCATAACCACCATTTACAACGCCGCCTGCGAACCCTATTTGCAGCAATTATGCAAAATGCTTAACCGCATGGGCGCGAAAATAAGTGGCATTGGTTCAAATTTATTAACCATTGAAGGCGTTAAAGTATTAGGCGGAACAGAACACCGCATGCTGCCCGATATGATAGAGATCGGTTCTTTCATCGGCCTTGCGGCCATGACGGGTTCTGAGATCACCATTAAAGATGTAAAATACAAGGAACTGGGAATGATACCCGATGTGTTCCGCCGTTTAGGTATACAGCTGGAATTAAGGGGTGATGATATCTATATCCCAGCACAGGAGCATTACGAGATAGAGACCTTTATTGATGGTTCTATCATGACCATTGCCGATGCCCCATGGCCAGGCTTTACCCCCGACCTGTTGAGCATTGTGCTGGTTGTTGCCATACAAGCCAAGGGTTCGGTACTTATCCACCAAAAGATGTTTGAAAGCCGCCTGTTTTTTGTAGATAAACTACTGGATATGGGCGCGCAGATCATCCTTTGCGATCCACACCGTGCCACTGTTATTGGTTTGGATCACCAGGTAAAACTAAGAGGCATTTCCATGACCTCGCCTGATATCCGTGCAGGAGTATCGCTGCTTATCGCGGCGCTATCAGCACAAGGCAAATCAACTATTTACAATATTGAGCAAATACAGCGCGGCTACCAGCATATTGACGATAGATTAAGAGCGCTTGGAGCTGATATAAAGAGAATATAG
- a CDS encoding cystathionine beta-synthase: MWYNNILETIGNTPMVKLNKVTKDIPATVLAKIETSNPGNSIKDRMALKMIEDAEKSGKLKPGGTIIEGTSGNTGMGLAIAAVIKGYKCIFTSTDKQSKEKFDALRAFGAEVIVCPTNVEPEDPRSYYSVSSRLEREVPNSWKPNQYDNLSNSQAHYESTGPEIWEQTEGKITHLVAGVGTGGTISGIARYLKEQNPNIKVLGIDTYGSVFKKYKETGEFDKNEIYPYITEGIGEDFLPANVDFSLIDHFEKVTDKDAALMTREIARKEGIFAGNSTGSAIAGVIQMKDMFKEGDVVVVVFPDHGTRYLGKMYNDDWLRDRGFLKDGKLTAHDIIAKKESTEIITIDLDKSVLEAINTIKSLNISQIPVTQKGMVIGKITESDILDALLENPSLKSQPIKNITTAPFPFVDLNTSIDRISAMINKDNIAVLVEDNGKIEIITQYDIINAISA; this comes from the coding sequence ATGTGGTATAATAACATACTGGAAACTATTGGTAACACACCAATGGTTAAATTAAACAAGGTAACCAAAGATATCCCGGCTACGGTTTTAGCTAAAATTGAGACCAGCAATCCTGGTAACTCCATTAAGGACCGTATGGCCCTTAAAATGATTGAAGATGCTGAGAAAAGCGGTAAGCTTAAACCAGGCGGTACTATTATTGAAGGCACATCAGGCAATACAGGCATGGGTTTGGCCATTGCAGCGGTTATAAAAGGTTACAAGTGTATTTTTACCAGTACTGATAAACAATCAAAAGAAAAATTTGATGCCCTGCGTGCCTTTGGCGCGGAGGTAATTGTTTGCCCAACCAATGTGGAGCCAGAAGACCCGCGCTCTTATTATTCTGTTTCATCGCGTTTGGAGCGTGAGGTGCCAAACTCATGGAAGCCAAACCAGTATGATAACTTATCAAATTCACAGGCTCACTATGAATCAACCGGGCCGGAGATCTGGGAGCAGACCGAAGGTAAGATCACGCATCTTGTAGCAGGTGTGGGTACAGGCGGTACCATCTCAGGCATTGCAAGGTATTTAAAGGAACAAAATCCCAATATTAAGGTTTTAGGTATTGATACATACGGATCGGTATTTAAAAAATATAAAGAAACAGGGGAGTTTGATAAGAATGAGATCTACCCGTATATCACCGAAGGTATAGGTGAAGATTTTCTACCTGCCAACGTAGATTTTAGCCTGATAGACCATTTTGAAAAGGTAACCGATAAGGATGCCGCTTTAATGACACGTGAGATTGCACGTAAGGAAGGGATCTTCGCCGGTAACTCAACAGGCTCGGCTATTGCCGGGGTTATACAGATGAAAGATATGTTTAAGGAGGGTGATGTGGTTGTGGTGGTATTCCCAGATCATGGTACACGTTATCTGGGCAAAATGTACAACGATGATTGGCTGCGCGACCGTGGATTTTTAAAGGATGGTAAGCTTACTGCTCATGATATCATCGCTAAAAAGGAAAGTACCGAAATCATTACTATCGATCTTGATAAATCCGTTTTAGAAGCGATCAACACCATTAAATCATTAAATATTTCACAGATACCAGTTACCCAAAAAGGTATGGTGATAGGTAAAATAACCGAGAGTGATATTTTGGATGCATTGCTGGAAAATCCGTCGCTAAAATCTCAGCCTATAAAAAATATTACTACCGCTCCATTCCCGTTTGTAGATCTGAATACTTCTATCGATAGGATCTCAGCCATGATAAACAAAGATAACATAGCTGTATTGGTAGAGGATAATGGTAAAATTGAGATCATTACGCAGTATGATATTATAAACGCGATATCGGCTTAA
- a CDS encoding alpha-L-fucosidase, producing MKRLQVLMLLLFIASPSLFAQTKMIGNETDVQKKQRLEWWTDARFGMFIHFGLYSGAARHEWVKHNEAMTDAQYQKYFDEFNPDQFDPTKWAKEAKAAGMKYAVLTTKHHEGFCLFDSKYTDYKATNTKAKRDLVREYVNAFRAQGLKVGFYYSLLDWHHPDYTMDNCHPLVQKDTSKANYTRLNKGRDMAKYRQYMINQVTELLTNYGKIDVIWLDWSWSKEDQKKGVGKGAKDWGSVELIKLIRKLQPGIIVNNRLDLADYKDGADFETPEQVSTKELAPYRGRTWETCQTFSGSWGYYRDENTWKTHRQLLDLLITSVSNGGNLILNVGPTGRGEFDYRATNALDSLAYWMHANSNAIYNCTYAPDSYKVPEGTKLTYNKAAGHLYVHLYEYPKDGKLILPGYNGKIKYAQFLNDHSELSYKTSGNDDLELTLPANKPHYEIPVVELTLE from the coding sequence ATGAAGAGATTACAAGTATTGATGTTGTTGCTATTTATAGCATCGCCGTCGCTGTTTGCGCAAACAAAAATGATCGGTAATGAAACCGATGTGCAAAAGAAACAGCGCCTGGAATGGTGGACCGATGCCCGTTTCGGCATGTTTATCCACTTTGGGTTATATTCAGGAGCTGCAAGGCATGAATGGGTAAAGCACAATGAGGCTATGACCGATGCGCAGTATCAAAAATATTTTGATGAGTTTAACCCGGATCAGTTCGATCCGACTAAATGGGCTAAAGAGGCAAAAGCCGCAGGTATGAAATATGCGGTGTTAACCACCAAACACCACGAGGGTTTTTGTTTGTTCGACTCTAAATACACAGATTATAAAGCCACCAATACTAAGGCCAAACGCGATCTTGTGCGTGAATACGTAAATGCTTTTAGGGCACAAGGTTTAAAGGTTGGGTTTTACTACTCACTGCTCGACTGGCATCACCCCGATTACACCATGGATAATTGCCATCCGCTTGTTCAAAAAGATACAAGTAAGGCTAACTATACCCGCTTAAATAAAGGTAGGGATATGGCCAAATACCGCCAGTACATGATTAACCAGGTTACTGAATTGCTAACCAATTATGGTAAAATTGATGTGATATGGCTGGATTGGTCGTGGAGTAAAGAGGATCAGAAAAAAGGTGTTGGTAAAGGCGCGAAAGACTGGGGATCAGTGGAGTTGATAAAACTGATCAGGAAATTACAGCCAGGCATTATTGTTAATAACAGGCTCGACCTGGCTGATTATAAAGATGGTGCTGATTTTGAAACACCTGAACAGGTAAGTACCAAAGAATTGGCGCCATACAGAGGTAGAACCTGGGAAACCTGCCAAACCTTTTCAGGTTCATGGGGATATTACCGTGATGAAAATACCTGGAAAACCCACAGGCAATTGCTTGATCTGCTGATCACATCGGTAAGTAATGGTGGTAATCTGATCCTGAATGTTGGTCCTACTGGTCGTGGTGAATTTGATTACAGGGCAACAAACGCTTTGGATAGCTTAGCTTACTGGATGCATGCCAATAGTAATGCCATTTATAATTGCACCTACGCACCAGATAGCTATAAAGTTCCGGAGGGAACAAAGCTTACCTATAATAAGGCTGCAGGGCATCTGTACGTACATTTATACGAGTATCCAAAGGATGGTAAATTGATATTGCCGGGTTATAACGGTAAAATAAAGTACGCGCAGTTTTTAAATGATCATTCAGAGTTGTCGTATAAAACATCAGGGAATGATGATTTGGAATTGACGCTACCGGCTAATAAACCTCACTATGAGATTCCGGTGGTTGAGTTGACATTGGAGTAG
- a CDS encoding AMP nucleosidase, producing the protein MNEEKEIKKDGQIVNQSKGVEEVQSPIRAGLKTKEAIVANWLPRYTGRNLEDFGKYIILTNFSKYIQLFSQWNDNAPILGLEKPMQSVTANGITIINFGMGSSVAATVMDLLTAISPKAVIFLGKCGSLKKRVNVGDLILPIAAIRGEGTSNDYMPEAVPALPAFALQKAISTTIRDFSRDYWTGTCYTTNRRVWEHDKVFKKYLKELRAMAVDMETATIFVTGFANKIPTGALLLVSDQPMIPEGVKTSESDSKVTEQYVETHLHIGIESLKQLINNGLTVKHLKF; encoded by the coding sequence ATGAATGAAGAAAAAGAAATAAAGAAAGACGGACAGATCGTCAATCAATCAAAGGGTGTTGAGGAAGTTCAAAGCCCTATAAGAGCCGGTCTTAAAACCAAGGAGGCTATAGTTGCCAACTGGTTGCCACGCTATACGGGCCGTAATCTGGAAGATTTTGGTAAATACATTATCTTAACCAATTTCTCAAAATACATACAGCTGTTTTCGCAGTGGAATGATAATGCCCCGATTTTGGGACTTGAAAAGCCTATGCAAAGTGTTACAGCAAACGGCATCACTATTATCAACTTTGGTATGGGGAGCTCGGTAGCAGCAACGGTAATGGATCTATTGACAGCTATCAGCCCTAAGGCGGTAATATTTTTAGGGAAATGCGGCAGTTTGAAAAAAAGGGTTAACGTAGGCGACCTTATACTGCCTATAGCCGCTATAAGGGGCGAGGGGACATCAAATGATTATATGCCTGAAGCGGTGCCAGCATTACCCGCATTTGCCTTACAGAAGGCGATATCAACCACCATCCGTGATTTCTCGCGTGATTACTGGACAGGAACCTGCTACACCACCAACCGCCGTGTTTGGGAGCATGATAAAGTGTTCAAAAAATATTTGAAAGAACTAAGGGCCATGGCTGTTGATATGGAAACAGCAACCATATTTGTTACAGGTTTCGCTAACAAGATACCTACGGGGGCATTGCTGCTGGTATCAGACCAGCCAATGATACCTGAGGGTGTTAAGACAAGTGAAAGCGATTCGAAAGTTACCGAGCAATATGTGGAAACGCATTTGCATATCGGTATTGAATCGTTAAAACAGTTGATAAATAATGGTTTAACGGTGAAGCACTTGAAGTTTTGA